A DNA window from Porphyromonas gingivalis ATCC 33277 contains the following coding sequences:
- a CDS encoding DUF5063 domain-containing protein produces the protein MKETNAGSVYSPELIEFATVGVKFCALVEQAAAHRTTDFIDKASKVLPLLYLKTALLPPYEYSEEVDFVEEYITEESYEQVRSAVESLLGSYDSFLDARHSDMQYSDTPVGASIGECLADVYQQVGNLLGVVRQSNDRAIPQAIGRCLTYFGEYWGNRLLAAAGALHELRYSEVYRTWEEEERAED, from the coding sequence ATGAAAGAAACTAACGCGGGAAGCGTATATAGTCCGGAGTTGATAGAATTTGCCACAGTGGGCGTTAAGTTCTGCGCTCTCGTCGAACAGGCAGCAGCTCACCGAACTACGGATTTCATCGACAAAGCTTCCAAAGTACTGCCCCTTCTCTATCTCAAGACAGCTCTTTTACCTCCATACGAATACAGCGAAGAAGTGGACTTCGTGGAGGAATACATCACGGAAGAATCCTACGAACAGGTACGCTCTGCCGTAGAGTCACTGTTGGGGTCATACGACTCTTTCCTCGATGCGCGACACAGCGATATGCAATACAGCGACACTCCCGTAGGAGCAAGTATAGGGGAATGTTTGGCCGACGTATATCAGCAGGTGGGCAATCTGCTCGGAGTCGTACGCCAATCGAACGACAGAGCCATCCCTCAAGCCATCGGCCGCTGCCTCACCTACTTCGGCGAATACTGGGGCAATCGGCTCTTGGCTGCAGCCGGTGCTCTGCACGAGTTGCGGTACAGTGAGGTGTATAGGACTTGGGAAGAAGAGGAGAGGGCTGAAGACTGA
- the uvrB gene encoding excinuclease ABC subunit UvrB gives MDYKLTSRFKPTGDQPEAIRQLVQGINEGMPAQTLLGVTGSGKTFTVANVVAAVNRPTLVLSHNKTLAAQLYGEFKAFFPKNAVEYFVSYYDYYQPEAYLPVTDTYIEKDMAINAEIEKLRLRATASLLSGRKDVLVVSSVSCLYGMANPEAFSEKVISLHTGQRADRDHFIRLLVESYYTNNKVEFESGNFRVKGDSVDIFPAVEGYDGVAYRVEFWDGEVERLSTFDPRTGREYGLLSELKIYPANLFVTTKEQVDRAVGKIDVDLGAQVDFLKEIGKPYEAKRLYERVTYDLEMIRELGYCSGIENYSRYFDGRDAGERPFCLLDYFPEDFLLVIDESHVTIPQIRAMYGGDRSRKENLVEYGFRLPAALDNRPLRFDEFEALTPRTLYISATPADYELNRSEGVIVEQLIRPTGLLDPIIDVKPTANQVDDLMEEIARCIEKKERVLVTTLTKRMAEELSEYLLRHGISTGYIHSDVDTLERVRIMEDLRKGVYDALIGVNLLREGLDLPEVSLVAILDADKEGFLRSHRSLTQTAGRAARHIHGRVIFYADKITDSMQLTMDEAARRRAKQLAYNEAHGITPQQIVKNSAAIWGEGDVSALQSGTESGAYIEESSMVAADPLADYLSKPKLEALIASTKKQMLAAAKELDFLEAARLRDEAARLEKKLEQLTA, from the coding sequence ATGGACTACAAACTCACTTCTCGATTCAAGCCCACGGGCGACCAGCCGGAAGCCATTCGCCAACTCGTACAGGGCATCAACGAAGGGATGCCGGCTCAGACGCTGCTCGGCGTAACGGGTTCGGGCAAAACCTTTACGGTGGCTAACGTGGTGGCGGCGGTCAATCGTCCGACCCTTGTCCTGAGTCACAACAAGACTTTGGCGGCACAGCTATACGGAGAGTTCAAAGCCTTCTTCCCCAAGAATGCGGTGGAGTATTTCGTCAGCTACTACGACTACTATCAGCCCGAGGCCTACCTCCCCGTCACAGACACCTATATCGAAAAGGACATGGCCATCAACGCGGAGATCGAAAAACTGCGATTGAGGGCCACGGCTTCGCTCCTGTCAGGGCGGAAAGATGTGCTTGTGGTCAGCTCCGTATCTTGTCTCTACGGTATGGCCAATCCTGAAGCTTTTTCCGAAAAGGTGATCAGCCTGCACACGGGACAAAGGGCCGACAGGGATCATTTTATCCGCCTGCTGGTAGAGAGCTACTACACGAACAATAAAGTAGAGTTCGAGAGCGGCAACTTCCGTGTCAAAGGCGACAGCGTGGACATATTCCCCGCCGTAGAAGGTTATGACGGCGTGGCATACAGGGTGGAGTTTTGGGATGGAGAGGTCGAGCGGCTGAGTACCTTCGATCCGCGAACGGGACGGGAATACGGCCTGCTGTCGGAGCTGAAGATATATCCGGCCAATCTCTTCGTGACGACTAAGGAGCAGGTGGATCGGGCAGTGGGGAAAATCGATGTGGATCTGGGCGCACAGGTCGATTTTCTGAAAGAGATCGGCAAACCATACGAAGCCAAACGCTTGTATGAGCGGGTCACGTATGACTTGGAAATGATCCGTGAGTTGGGTTATTGTTCCGGTATAGAGAACTATTCGCGCTACTTCGACGGCCGTGACGCGGGCGAACGTCCTTTCTGTCTGTTGGATTATTTCCCGGAGGATTTCCTGTTGGTCATAGACGAAAGCCATGTAACGATACCGCAGATACGTGCCATGTACGGAGGCGATCGTTCGCGCAAGGAGAATCTGGTCGAATACGGATTCCGCCTGCCTGCCGCTCTCGACAATCGGCCGCTTCGCTTCGACGAGTTCGAAGCTCTCACCCCCCGGACCCTTTATATCAGTGCCACACCTGCCGACTATGAGCTGAACAGAAGCGAAGGCGTGATCGTCGAACAGCTGATCCGTCCGACCGGACTGCTGGATCCCATCATCGACGTCAAGCCGACGGCAAACCAAGTGGACGATCTGATGGAGGAGATAGCACGCTGCATCGAAAAGAAGGAGCGCGTACTGGTAACGACCCTGACTAAACGTATGGCAGAGGAGCTTAGCGAATACCTGCTGCGCCACGGTATCAGCACCGGCTACATACACAGCGATGTGGACACGCTGGAGCGTGTGCGTATCATGGAAGACCTGCGCAAGGGGGTCTACGATGCACTCATCGGGGTGAATCTGCTCCGCGAAGGATTGGACTTGCCGGAAGTTTCGCTTGTGGCTATTCTGGATGCGGATAAGGAAGGATTCCTGCGCTCGCATCGTTCGCTCACGCAGACTGCAGGACGTGCTGCCCGGCACATTCATGGGCGTGTCATCTTCTACGCGGACAAGATCACCGACAGTATGCAGCTCACCATGGACGAGGCTGCACGCCGGCGCGCAAAGCAACTGGCCTATAACGAAGCGCACGGCATCACCCCCCAACAGATAGTGAAGAACAGTGCTGCCATTTGGGGAGAAGGCGATGTGTCGGCCTTGCAATCCGGCACAGAATCCGGTGCGTACATAGAAGAGAGCAGCATGGTGGCTGCCGATCCTTTGGCCGACTATCTGAGCAAACCCAAGCTGGAAGCACTCATTGCTTCGACCAAGAAGCAAATGTTGGCAGCAGCCAAAGAGCTGGACTTTCTGGAAGCGGCGCGACTTCGGGACGAAGCCGCACGATTGGAAAAGAAGCTGGAGCAACTCACAGCCTAA
- a CDS encoding DNA topoisomerase IV subunit B — translation MEQEKQLQTEYIESDIKTLEWDEHIRRRPGMYIGKLGDGSHADDGIYVLLKEVLDNSVDEFVMGAGKSIDITIENGTVTVRDYGRGIPLGKLVDATCKMNTGGKIDSKAFKKSVGLNGVGIKAVNALSTEFVVTVWRDGQTKRVRYSRAELLEETDPVPSGEPSGTEVRFTPDDSLFRNYRYQEEFVVSMIKNYTFLNTGLSFFYNGKKFLSRKGLEDLLAENMTGDALYPIIHLSDTDIEIVVTHTQQYGDEFYSFVNGQNTTQGGTHLSAFREAVARTIKEFYSKNFEYSDIRSGMAAAISIKVEEPVFESQTKTKLGSRDMGPDGPTIQKFVGDFLKKELDDYLHIHTETAEEMLRKIQQSERERKAMSGITKLARERAKKSNLHNKKLRDCTVHLNDPKAKEPERTSIFITEGNSASGSITTCRDANYQAVFSLRGKPLNCFGLTKKVVYENEEFNLLQAALNIEEGLDGLRYNRVIIATDADDDGMHIRLLIITFFLQFFPDLVRKGHVYVLETPLFRVFLPPESKKQTFGATPKRGRKKQESDMPKPVTDIYCYSEAEKQAALKQLGKKADVTRFKGLGEISPEQFKDLIDEENIRLEPVSLKREDKIKELLTFYMGKNTSERQEFIIDNLVVDEDVL, via the coding sequence ATGGAGCAAGAAAAACAGTTGCAGACAGAGTATATCGAGAGCGACATCAAGACGCTGGAATGGGACGAGCATATTCGCCGTCGTCCCGGGATGTATATCGGTAAGCTGGGCGATGGCTCTCATGCCGATGACGGTATCTATGTGCTGCTGAAAGAGGTGCTGGACAACTCTGTGGACGAATTTGTCATGGGTGCCGGCAAGAGCATCGATATTACGATCGAGAATGGTACCGTTACCGTTCGTGACTACGGGCGCGGTATCCCCCTTGGCAAGCTGGTGGATGCCACTTGTAAGATGAATACGGGGGGCAAAATCGATTCCAAAGCTTTCAAGAAATCCGTCGGACTGAACGGTGTCGGCATCAAAGCTGTCAATGCTCTCTCCACCGAATTTGTCGTCACGGTATGGCGCGATGGACAAACCAAACGCGTACGGTACAGTCGTGCCGAACTCTTGGAGGAGACCGATCCTGTCCCTTCCGGTGAGCCTTCCGGTACCGAAGTGCGGTTTACGCCCGACGACAGTCTCTTTCGCAACTATCGGTATCAGGAGGAGTTCGTCGTTTCGATGATCAAGAACTATACTTTCCTGAATACGGGATTGTCATTCTTCTACAACGGGAAGAAATTCCTCAGTCGCAAAGGTTTGGAAGATCTCCTGGCCGAGAATATGACGGGCGATGCACTGTATCCGATCATTCACCTGAGCGATACGGATATTGAGATCGTCGTCACCCATACGCAGCAGTACGGCGATGAGTTCTACAGCTTTGTGAACGGTCAGAATACGACACAAGGGGGGACGCATCTGAGTGCTTTCCGTGAGGCCGTAGCCCGTACGATCAAAGAGTTCTACTCCAAGAATTTCGAATACAGCGACATTCGTAGCGGCATGGCCGCAGCTATCAGTATCAAAGTGGAAGAGCCTGTCTTCGAGAGTCAGACCAAGACCAAACTCGGCAGCCGTGATATGGGGCCGGATGGGCCTACGATACAAAAATTCGTGGGCGACTTCCTGAAGAAAGAACTGGACGACTATCTGCATATCCATACCGAAACGGCGGAGGAGATGCTGCGCAAGATCCAGCAGAGCGAACGCGAGCGCAAAGCGATGAGCGGCATCACCAAATTGGCACGCGAACGAGCTAAGAAATCCAATCTGCACAACAAAAAACTGCGTGACTGCACCGTCCACCTCAACGATCCCAAGGCGAAGGAACCGGAGCGTACCAGCATTTTCATCACCGAGGGTAATTCGGCCAGCGGCTCTATTACTACGTGTCGGGATGCCAACTATCAGGCCGTGTTCAGCCTGCGTGGTAAGCCGCTCAACTGTTTCGGTCTGACCAAGAAGGTGGTCTATGAGAACGAGGAGTTCAACCTCTTGCAGGCAGCTCTGAATATCGAGGAAGGGTTGGACGGCCTGCGCTACAATCGTGTGATCATTGCCACTGATGCCGATGATGATGGTATGCATATTCGCTTGCTGATCATCACTTTCTTTCTTCAGTTCTTCCCTGACCTTGTGCGCAAGGGGCATGTCTATGTCCTCGAAACACCTCTCTTCCGCGTTTTCCTTCCGCCCGAATCCAAAAAACAAACCTTCGGAGCCACCCCCAAACGCGGACGCAAGAAACAGGAATCCGATATGCCTAAGCCGGTGACGGATATATACTGCTATAGTGAGGCCGAGAAGCAAGCCGCGCTGAAGCAGCTGGGCAAGAAAGCCGATGTCACCCGCTTCAAAGGATTGGGAGAAATCTCTCCGGAGCAATTCAAGGATTTGATCGACGAGGAGAATATCCGTCTCGAGCCGGTCAGCCTCAAGCGCGAGGATAAGATCAAGGAACTGCTCACTTTCTATATGGGAAAGAATACGAGCGAGCGTCAGGAGTTTATCATTGACAACTTAGTCGTGGATGAGGATGTGCTTTAA
- the tsf gene encoding translation elongation factor Ts: protein MAVTIQDIAKLRKMSGAGMMDCKNALEESNNDFEKAMEIIRKKGQAVAAKRSDREAAEGCVLSADKDGFAAIVALKCETDFVAKNAEFIELTQNILNTAMDKKPANKEELLALPLADGRTIADHITDRIGVTGEKMELGAYEYISGASSISYIHPGNKLATVAAFNEAIEHQMARDIAMQIAAMNPVAVLPEQVDQHIIDQELQIAREKALEAGKPENLLDRIAQGALQKYYKENTLLQQEFVKDSKLTIEQYLHTGSKTLTVVGFKRFTLNAD from the coding sequence ATGGCTGTAACAATTCAAGACATTGCCAAGCTGCGTAAGATGAGCGGTGCCGGCATGATGGACTGTAAGAATGCGCTCGAAGAGTCCAACAACGACTTCGAGAAAGCAATGGAAATCATTCGCAAGAAGGGACAAGCAGTAGCTGCCAAGCGTTCGGACAGAGAAGCGGCGGAAGGCTGCGTACTCTCAGCCGACAAAGACGGATTTGCCGCTATCGTAGCTCTCAAGTGCGAGACTGATTTTGTGGCAAAGAATGCCGAATTTATCGAGCTTACACAAAATATCCTCAATACTGCTATGGACAAGAAGCCGGCCAACAAAGAAGAGCTGCTCGCCCTTCCTTTGGCTGACGGACGCACCATAGCCGACCACATTACCGATCGTATCGGTGTGACGGGTGAGAAGATGGAATTGGGTGCTTACGAATACATCAGCGGTGCCTCCAGCATTTCTTATATCCACCCGGGCAACAAGCTGGCTACCGTGGCTGCATTCAACGAAGCTATCGAACACCAGATGGCTCGTGACATAGCCATGCAGATTGCAGCTATGAACCCCGTGGCAGTACTGCCCGAGCAGGTCGATCAGCACATCATCGATCAGGAATTGCAGATCGCTCGCGAAAAGGCTCTCGAAGCCGGCAAGCCGGAGAATCTGCTGGATCGTATCGCTCAAGGTGCTTTGCAGAAGTACTACAAGGAAAACACACTCTTGCAGCAGGAGTTCGTGAAGGACAGCAAGCTGACCATCGAACAATATCTCCATACCGGTAGCAAGACGCTGACTGTAGTAGGCTTCAAGCGTTTCACGCTCAACGCCGACTGA
- the coaD gene encoding pantetheine-phosphate adenylyltransferase, translating into MKKNIALFAGSFDPFTRGHADIVERSLAIFDEVIIAIGINEQKRTLFSAERRQEQIARYYASRPAIGVITYSGLTVDLVRQTGATALVRGIRSGSDFEYERTLADLNRHLSGVDTVLLCTDTRLSFISSSAVRELISFGRDVSDFLPEGFVLD; encoded by the coding sequence ATGAAAAAGAATATCGCCCTCTTTGCCGGTTCGTTCGACCCTTTCACACGCGGCCACGCCGACATCGTCGAACGCTCGCTGGCCATATTCGATGAGGTGATCATCGCTATCGGTATCAATGAACAGAAGCGCACGCTCTTCTCCGCAGAACGGCGACAAGAGCAGATAGCCCGCTACTATGCTTCCCGTCCTGCTATCGGGGTGATTACTTATAGTGGGCTTACGGTCGATCTCGTGCGCCAAACCGGAGCCACTGCTTTGGTGCGAGGTATTCGTTCAGGGTCTGATTTTGAGTACGAGCGTACTTTGGCCGACCTGAATCGCCATCTTTCGGGAGTGGATACCGTTCTGCTTTGTACCGACACGCGTCTCTCTTTCATCAGCTCGAGTGCCGTACGCGAGTTGATCTCCTTTGGACGAGACGTCTCGGATTTCCTGCCGGAGGGGTTTGTCCTCGATTGA
- a CDS encoding potassium/proton antiporter → MLSTEHFLLFASIVLFAGIMAGKVGYRFGIPTLLIFLFTGMLFGVDGFGFQFSNADVAQSVGIIALSIILFTGGMDTRIRKVRPVIAQGLTLSTLGVLLTALLSGFFIFWLSGSDFGPYPFALSTSLLLAATMASTDSASVFAILRSQKMQLKENLAPTLEMESGSNDPMAYMLTIALIDFITTGQSGIGPIVLTFILQFVVGGTLGFLMGRLAVFILNRMNIHNDTLYPITLLCMVFFTFSVTSLLQGNGYLAVYIAGIVVGNNRVIHKKSINTFLDGITWLVQIILFILLGLLVNPREMLDVAPFSLVVGAFMILIARPLAVYFCLIPFRKISFRGKTFLSWVGLRGAVPIIFATYPMIDNIPGADQLFNVVFFITILSLLVQGSTISQVARWLGLDIPSPPIGSLFGVEIPEETGTKLEERVVDASMLSHGDLLMNLSLRDEELVILVRRGEGYRVPKGRMHLQVGDVLLIVSEKNLSQTLTSGDPENHPGLLQRLKHRLLRR, encoded by the coding sequence ATGTTATCTACTGAACACTTCCTCCTCTTTGCTTCTATTGTCCTATTTGCTGGTATTATGGCCGGAAAGGTGGGCTATCGTTTCGGTATCCCTACCCTTTTGATCTTTCTCTTCACCGGTATGCTTTTCGGAGTGGATGGATTCGGTTTTCAGTTTTCTAATGCCGATGTGGCACAGTCGGTAGGAATCATCGCTCTCTCCATTATTCTCTTCACCGGTGGTATGGATACGCGGATCAGAAAGGTGCGTCCGGTCATTGCCCAGGGACTTACGCTGTCTACTTTGGGTGTCTTGCTGACAGCTCTTCTATCCGGGTTCTTTATCTTTTGGCTGAGCGGTTCGGACTTTGGCCCTTACCCGTTCGCTCTTTCTACCTCTTTGCTGCTGGCTGCCACGATGGCCAGTACCGACTCGGCTTCGGTATTCGCCATCCTCCGTTCGCAAAAGATGCAGCTCAAAGAGAATCTGGCTCCGACACTGGAGATGGAGAGCGGTAGTAACGACCCCATGGCGTATATGCTGACCATTGCACTCATCGATTTCATCACCACCGGTCAGAGCGGAATAGGGCCTATTGTTCTGACTTTCATCCTGCAGTTCGTCGTGGGTGGTACATTGGGTTTCCTGATGGGGCGTTTGGCCGTCTTTATTCTCAATCGGATGAATATCCACAACGATACGCTCTACCCCATTACCCTGCTGTGCATGGTGTTTTTCACCTTCTCGGTGACCTCCCTTTTGCAAGGGAACGGTTATTTGGCTGTTTATATCGCCGGTATTGTAGTCGGGAACAATCGGGTTATTCATAAGAAGAGTATTAATACCTTTCTCGATGGTATCACCTGGCTGGTACAGATTATCCTGTTCATCCTCTTGGGCTTGCTCGTCAATCCGAGAGAGATGCTGGATGTGGCACCGTTCTCCCTCGTGGTAGGTGCTTTCATGATTCTCATAGCTCGCCCGTTGGCCGTCTATTTCTGCCTGATTCCCTTCCGCAAAATATCATTCAGGGGTAAGACCTTTCTCAGCTGGGTCGGATTGCGCGGAGCCGTTCCTATCATCTTTGCCACCTATCCCATGATCGATAATATCCCCGGAGCGGATCAGCTTTTCAATGTCGTCTTCTTCATTACCATACTCTCTCTGCTCGTACAGGGGAGTACGATCTCCCAGGTAGCACGTTGGCTCGGACTGGATATTCCTTCGCCGCCAATAGGTAGCCTGTTCGGTGTGGAAATACCGGAAGAGACGGGAACCAAGTTGGAGGAGAGAGTGGTGGATGCTTCCATGCTGTCCCATGGCGATCTGCTGATGAATCTTTCTCTTCGTGACGAAGAGCTTGTCATCCTGGTACGAAGAGGCGAGGGCTATCGTGTACCGAAAGGGCGTATGCACTTGCAAGTGGGAGACGTGCTACTGATCGTATCCGAAAAGAATCTTTCCCAGACATTGACCTCAGGCGATCCGGAGAATCATCCCGGTCTTCTGCAGCGTCTCAAGCACAGGCTCTTGCGCCGTTAG
- the rpsB gene encoding 30S ribosomal protein S2 — protein MSRISFDQLLEAGAHFGHLKRKWNPAMAPYIFMERNDIHIIDLHKTVAKVDEAAEVIKGMAKNGKKILFVATKKQAKEPIAELAKSVGMPYVVERWPGGMLTNFPTIRKAVKKMTQIDKMTADGTFDNLSKREKLQITRQRAKLEKTLGSIADMNRLPSALFVVDVMKEHIAVREANRLGIPVFAMVDTNSDPSLIDYVIPSNDDALKAIELIVGTMCQAINEGLMERKAEKPEEEETEEAAPRRERRARSGARRSRQNENEATAEAATEVAEAPEAEEAE, from the coding sequence ATGTCAAGAATTTCTTTTGATCAATTATTGGAAGCCGGTGCTCACTTCGGACACCTCAAGAGAAAGTGGAATCCGGCTATGGCTCCGTATATCTTTATGGAGCGCAACGATATTCATATTATCGACCTGCACAAAACAGTTGCTAAAGTAGACGAAGCAGCCGAAGTTATTAAGGGTATGGCCAAAAATGGCAAGAAGATTCTCTTCGTTGCCACGAAGAAGCAGGCCAAAGAACCTATCGCCGAATTGGCCAAATCAGTGGGAATGCCCTATGTGGTAGAACGCTGGCCGGGCGGTATGCTCACCAACTTCCCCACCATCCGCAAGGCGGTGAAGAAGATGACCCAGATTGACAAAATGACGGCTGACGGCACATTTGATAATCTTTCCAAGCGCGAAAAGCTGCAAATCACTCGCCAACGTGCCAAATTGGAGAAGACGCTCGGTTCTATCGCCGATATGAACCGTCTGCCTTCTGCCCTGTTCGTGGTGGACGTGATGAAAGAGCACATCGCCGTACGCGAGGCCAACCGTCTTGGCATCCCCGTATTCGCAATGGTGGATACCAACAGCGATCCTTCGCTTATCGACTATGTGATCCCCTCTAACGATGATGCCCTGAAGGCTATCGAACTGATCGTAGGCACGATGTGCCAGGCTATCAACGAAGGTCTGATGGAGCGTAAGGCCGAAAAGCCCGAAGAGGAGGAGACGGAAGAAGCAGCTCCCCGTCGCGAACGTCGCGCTCGCTCAGGAGCTCGTCGCTCTCGTCAGAATGAGAACGAAGCTACGGCAGAAGCTGCCACAGAGGTAGCAGAAGCTCCGGAAGCCGAAGAGGCGGAATAA
- the rpsI gene encoding 30S ribosomal protein S9, giving the protein MDYINAIGRRKAAVARVYLSEGSGKIVINKREIEQYFPSSILQYIVKQPLLKLDVAAKYDIKINLRGGGFKGQSEAARLAIARALVKINPDDKPALRSEGFITRDPRVVERKKPGRPKARKRFQFSKR; this is encoded by the coding sequence ATGGACTATATCAATGCAATAGGCCGGCGTAAGGCTGCTGTAGCTCGTGTTTATCTGAGCGAAGGCTCCGGCAAGATCGTGATCAACAAGCGCGAAATCGAACAGTATTTCCCGTCTTCAATCTTGCAGTATATCGTTAAGCAGCCACTTCTCAAGCTCGATGTTGCTGCGAAATACGATATCAAGATCAATCTGCGTGGAGGTGGTTTCAAAGGTCAGAGCGAGGCTGCTCGCTTGGCTATCGCCCGTGCACTGGTCAAGATCAATCCGGACGACAAACCCGCTTTGCGTTCAGAAGGCTTCATCACTCGCGATCCTCGCGTGGTAGAACGTAAGAAACCGGGACGTCCCAAAGCTCGCAAGAGATTCCAATTCAGTAAGCGTTAA
- a CDS encoding 3'-5' exonuclease, translating into MVASIDKEAVAGMEAEIFPGTIHLIDKPQAIPEAIRLLSASRTIGFDTETRPSFVRGARPSVALMQMSTETDCFLFRLNMIDIPEELQQLLENPGILKVGLSLSDDMTVIRRRKPIEPAGFVELQRLCPAYGIRDASLQKIYAILFGRRISKSQRLTNWEARTLTAAQQSYAALDAWACLRIFNQLMTLPTPTPVQFALL; encoded by the coding sequence ATGGTAGCCAGTATAGATAAAGAAGCCGTTGCCGGCATGGAGGCAGAGATATTCCCCGGCACGATCCACCTGATCGACAAACCCCAAGCCATCCCCGAAGCCATAAGGCTGCTATCGGCCAGTCGCACGATCGGCTTCGACACGGAGACCCGCCCTTCTTTCGTCCGCGGTGCTCGTCCGTCCGTAGCTCTGATGCAGATGTCCACAGAAACGGACTGCTTCCTCTTCCGACTCAATATGATAGATATACCGGAGGAACTGCAACAGCTACTGGAGAATCCCGGCATACTCAAGGTAGGACTGAGCCTGAGCGATGACATGACGGTGATCAGACGGCGCAAACCGATCGAACCGGCAGGATTCGTCGAGCTGCAACGGCTCTGCCCTGCATATGGCATCCGCGATGCCAGTCTCCAGAAGATATACGCCATCCTTTTCGGCAGACGCATCAGCAAATCCCAACGGCTCACCAACTGGGAGGCACGCACGCTGACCGCAGCCCAGCAGTCCTATGCCGCACTCGATGCCTGGGCTTGCCTGCGCATATTCAATCAGCTTATGACACTTCCCACCCCTACCCCTGTACAATTCGCCCTCTTATGA
- the rplM gene encoding 50S ribosomal protein L13: MDTLSFKTISANKATVTKEWVIVDAEGQTLGRMCAKVAKLLRGKYKPNFTPHVDCGDNVIVINADKIVLSGNKWDGRIYLRHTGYPGGQRQFTPRDLMNKGPEYLFRKVVKGMLPKNRLGAKIIGNLYVYAGTEHKHEAQQPRQLDINSLK, from the coding sequence GTGGATACTTTAAGCTTCAAGACCATTTCTGCGAACAAAGCAACTGTTACGAAGGAATGGGTCATTGTAGATGCTGAAGGACAGACACTTGGCCGTATGTGTGCCAAGGTGGCAAAGCTCCTGCGCGGCAAATACAAGCCCAACTTCACCCCGCATGTTGATTGTGGCGATAACGTGATCGTTATCAACGCAGACAAGATCGTTCTCTCCGGTAATAAGTGGGACGGTCGTATTTATCTCCGCCATACGGGCTATCCCGGCGGACAACGTCAGTTCACACCTCGTGACTTGATGAACAAAGGCCCCGAATACCTCTTCCGCAAGGTGGTAAAGGGTATGCTCCCCAAGAATCGCTTGGGTGCCAAGATCATTGGCAATCTGTATGTATATGCCGGCACGGAGCACAAGCATGAGGCTCAGCAACCCCGGCAACTGGACATTAATTCACTCAAATAA